A part of Desulfuromonadales bacterium genomic DNA contains:
- the acpS gene encoding holo-ACP synthase — protein PAPHLAARFAAKEAFLKALGLGLRQGISWQQMEVTRDELGKPSLQLSGRAAEIYHERGLSRLLLSYSHDGDYAFATVILEGP, from the coding sequence ATCCGGCACCACACCTTGCGGCCCGCTTCGCCGCCAAGGAAGCGTTCCTCAAGGCGCTCGGACTTGGCCTGCGCCAGGGAATCAGCTGGCAGCAGATGGAAGTGACGCGCGACGAACTCGGCAAGCCGTCATTGCAGCTCAGCGGTCGGGCTGCCGAGATTTACCACGAGCGGGGCCTCTCCCGCCTCCTCCTATCCTACAGCCACGATGGAGATTATGCCTTCGCCACCGTCATTC